The Candidatus Hydrogenedentota bacterium region GTGCCGGCAACCAGACCCCATACTTCCGGACGCTGAACGCGAGGATGGGATACATTACGTAATCGCTCACGGCAAAGCCAACAATGGCTCCGGTCGTACCGTAGTAGTAGTTTCCTAAGGCCATGCTCGCCACCAGCACCAAGGTCTTGCTGACCAACACCATCATAAATCGAAACGAATCGCCTACTGCGAGCAGGACGGGACCTATCGTGCTGGAAACCGAAGTCCCGATCGCGCCAAACGCCAGAATACGGAGCATCCGGCCCGCGTCCGCGTAGGCTTCGGGATACAGCAGGTCGATCACCTGTTGTCCGAACACGGCAAGCACACAATAAGGCGGAACACTGATCAACATCAGAATGGCTCGCACGCGAAAGGTGCGTTTACGGAGATGTTCCTCTCCCTTTTCCGCAAGTCGGGCGTAAATTGGAAACAACACGCGGCTGGCAAGATTGTTCAGGATGCCGATGCCCACGATGGATAGATTGGACGCTATCGTGTAGACGCCAAACACGGTCGAACTGAGGTAGGCGCCCAACGTAAAGGCGTCGATACGCGACGACACAAAGCCGAGCAGCGAACTGACCATGATCCATTTGCCGAAACGAACGAGCGACGCGGCGATCTCGCGATCCCACCCGAATCGGTTGGGCGGCCCCGGACAGAGAAGAAAACTGAGCGCGCACTTGATCGCGTATCCTGCGAGCGATCCGATCACCAGGGCCCAGACGCTGCGCAACATCCATGCGACAACCACCGTGATCCCGATTGTGAGAACCTGAGAGCTGATGTTGAGAACGGTGATGCGGCCCAAGGCCACACGGCGGCTCAGCAGGTGAAAATTGATGGAATTCAAACCGCTGATAACGGTCCCGAGAGCCGCCACAGGGAGCAGGTAATACAGCTCTGGTTTCCCGTAAAAATGGCCGACGGGCCACGTCAGGAGTAACGCCGCCAGGTACACCACCAATCCGCGAAGGGCCTGAATGGTCCACGCCGTGTTCAGGAACTTGGGCTCGTTCCCGCGCTTATCCTGAACGACGCTGAGGCCGATGCCCACGTCCGAGATCATTTCCAGGCCTTGAATGAACACCCCGACCAGCATCATGAGTCCAAAATACTCGGGGAACAGAAGACGCGTCAGAATCAGGTTGCTGACGAACCGCAGGCCTTGAGAAAACAGGTTCTCGACGAACGTCCATGAGAAACCACGCACCAATAGCGTGCGCAACGAGGCCCTGGCGACCTCGTCGCCTTCGGGCTCCGTGATGTCCGGTTCACGCGCATCCAAGCCGGAATCTAGACCCGGAATCCCGCTCATGCCTTAGACAAGGCCGCTTCCGCTTCCGCGCGCCGGGGGAAGTCCAGTCCGAGTTGATTCGCGTACCGGAGGGCCAACTCGATCAACTTCTTCCCGTCCTCTTTTTTGTCGGTTTGCAGCAGCACGTTGCCGAAATCCAGGAGCATGGTCGGATCCCCGGGCTGCATCTCCAGCGCGAGACCAAGGTTCTTCTGACCTTCCTGCAAATCGCCCGATCGCAACAAGGCCAATCCCAGCGTATGCAGCACGTTGGGATGCATCTTCAGCTTCTCCGACGCCTTCTTGGCCAGCGCAAGCGCTTCGGACGTGTCGCCATTCGTGCGAAGTATGCAATACGCGAGATTGTTCTGCACAAACGGATCGTCCGGAAGGAGCTCTATCAATTTGCGAAACACCGAGGTCAACTCTTCAAGGTTGTTCGACTCGTCAAGGTATTGTGCCAACGCCAACCAAGCCTCGGAGTTTTTCGGCTCCACTTCCACGGCCTTACGCAATGCTTCCTCTTGGCCTTTGCGGTCGTCCATCAATGAATACACTTCCGCCAAGCCCAACCACGCCCCCGCAACGTTCGAATACTTCGACGTGTACTCCTTGGCGATTTCCACGCGGTCCGGCATAGTCTTTGCCCGCGCCAGCGTGCGCAACAACAGGTTCACGAGTCGCGGCTGATTGGGAACACGCGTATCCAATTCACGGAATTGCTCCAGGGCCTTTGGCGCAAAACCCGCCTCGCGGCACGCCATCGCGTACGCAAACGTGAACAAACTGGACGGGTCCCCCGCCAGCGATTTCGCAAGCGACTGGTCATCGTCGGAAATAGGCCCTTCCAGTTTCCCTAGAGCGCTCAACAGCACGAGCGTGCTTGGCCCGGCAATGGGTTTGCCCTCCGCATTAAGCAATGGTTCGGAGACGCGGTCCGCCTTGTCGCCCTTGATGAGCGACGCCACATGCAGCAATCGAACCGACAAGGGATAACGCGCACCGGCCAATTCGTCACACTGCTGCAGCACTCCGGACCAATTGTCTTGCAGGGCATAGTCGAATGCCGTGATGAAACCTATTTGCGCCGCCATCTCCTTCGCCGACCGCACGCTCTCCAGGGTCTGCAATGAGGTATCGGCGTTTCCAACGTAGGTCAATACTTCACCCAGCGCGACCGCCAGAACGGAAGCATTGGGGAGTGATTCCATGCCCCGCTTCAAGACCTCAGTCGCCAGCGCCACGTCGCCTTCCGTGCGATACACGCGCGCGAGGTTCAGCAGCGTGGTCGGATCGTCTGGGAAGAGGGCATACGACGACTCCGCAAGTTGCCGCGCCTCGCCAAAGTACCCCGCTTCCATGCACAAATCGAAAAGCATCTGGCGGGCTTCCGTGTTTCGTTCGTACCGGGTAATCAGCCGCTTGAGCGAGCTTACCGCGAACTTCGGCATGCCCGCCGAACGGAACATCTGCGCAATGTTGTAGAACGAAACCACGTTGTCCGGCGCTGCCTGGGCGCATTCCGAATAGGCGGCCAAAGCTTGTGAACGAGCGCCGCCCAGAGCGAACGCGAATCCTCGTGCGTTCAGTTGATAAACCTTGCGCTCGCCGGTCGTCTCTTTCCACGACTCGATCAGACTCTTCATGCCCTCAACGTCGCGCTTAAGCAGCGCATTCAAATACGTGGCGACTGGAGAATCGGCAGGCAGACGCGTCGCCAGTTCTTGTGCCACAGCGGCATTGTCGGTAAACACCGCCGCCAGCGCCAATGCCTCCACGAGGCCATCCTCGGGCTTCGCCAGATAGGTTTCTCTATTCTCCAACAACCGCCTCAAGCGTGCTTCCTGCCACAACGTACGCCATGTTTCCCCCTCTTGAGGCGGCGCGGGGCTCGTTATCTCCGCCGTCGCGGTCGGAGCCCCCTCTTTGCCGGGCGTTATCGTGCCGCCGTTTTCCGCCGTCGCAAGCATGTCCGCGACTTGCTTGTTGTCTGGAAGCCCCGCCGAGGCCGCCTGCAGACATTCCACGGCTTCGGGATATTGCTTCTTGTGAATCAGACATACGCCGATCACGTAATTCGCCCACGCCGATTCGGGGGTGCGTTCAAGTATCGGCCGTGCGATCGATTCCGCTTCGTCGTACTGTTCCGCCATAAGAAGACTTCGCGCAAGCGACAACGCAAGATTGTCGTCGGTGGGACGCTCCGCCGCCATCTTGCGCAATTCCTGGACCATGGCATCCAGCTTGCCCTGCTTCTGATAAGCCTCGACAAGCAACATGCGCGCAGGCAACGATTGTCCATCGAGTTCACTTAAGACGCTTGAGAGTTCTTGCTCCGCTTCCGCGGCTTTACCGCCGTCGATATAAGCCGTGGCAAGATTCACGCGCACATCGACGGACTTCGGAAACTGCTCCTTTAGACTCGTCAACAACGCGATGGCATCGTCGTTCTTGCCAGACTCCCGCAACACATACGCGCGAAGAATGCCGCCGGATTCGGCTTTGACGGCCTCGAACTGTTTGGCAATCGCTTCTGCCCCGGCTGGGTCTTTGTGTTGAAGCAGAAGGCGTGCCGCATCGATGTACGCCGTGTCGAGCGTGGGCGACATCTGAATCGCCTCGCGATAGGCCGCAAGGGCCGCGTCGTCTTGTTTCAGCAGCACGAGGCATTTCGCCAAGCCCACTTTGGCTTCCGCGTTTGTTGCATCCAGCTCAAGAGCGCGCTCAAACGCCTTCCGGGCCTCCTCCGGATTGTGGATCGCCAGATACGTCTTGCCTTGCTCCGAATACTGCTTGCTGCGCCGCGCGCCACACCCCACAGAAACGGCCACAAGAGCGCAACACAAAATGGCTGTCAGCCACAAAACCGTCCCGCGAAAAGGTTGTGTGTGTCGGTTAGTCATACCGGGTTCCTTCCTACTGGATTTCCTTGCTCATCACCGGCGCGAATTTAGTCGCGAAGTCTTCCAACGATGCAAAAGCCCCACCCTCCCCATCGCTGAGGATTGGCGTCGTCACTTTGATCATGGCCGACGTGGGCGTACCGAATGTCAATTGGTTCTTGGCCCAATAAAATGCGTTCAAGAAGAAGTTACCCGTGACCGTGTCTCCTGTCTTGAACCAATACAACACCGCTTCCTGCTGGTCTCCCTTTACGAGCACCAATCGCTTTGCGGAAAACAGAATGCCCACCGACGCGCTTTCCTGCTTGACGATTTCCCATCCCGCGCCCACAAGGCACACTTCGGGGAAATGCAGGCTGCGTCGTGTCGTTCCGGCATGCACGATGCTCAACTGGATCGGCCTGCCCGCCGGAGACGCGTAGTTTCGAATGACAATCGTGCTGGACTCCAGAATCTGCTGCGTTCGGGTATCGACTCCGACATCGACCCCAACCTGCTTGTAGTCCACAATGCGATCGGGGATGTTGATGTTTACCGGCGCAGAAGCGTCGAGATTGGCCAATGCCTGCGCATTGATTATCTTCAGATGCGTGAACGTGACCGCGCCAAGCAAGACAAGCGCAATCCCAAACAACGCAACCGGGCTCCTTCGGGAGACTGCAGCAGGAGTCTCTTGAGCCTTGGGTTCGTTCTCGCGCTCCGCGCCCGCCCAGCGCCGCAACGGCACTTCCGCCAGGACAAAGAGCATAATGGCCACGGCATAGATCAGCACGCCGGAGAGGTCGTGTACCTTTCCGCCGGCCATCTCGCTCCCCCAGATATAGCCGACAACACAAAGGAAGAATATGCGGACAATATTCGCGGCGATGGCAATGGGTCCGGCAAGCACCAACAGAAGCACTTTTCCCCACCGCTTCGCCGAACTGATGTAAGCAGCGAGCGCGCCCAGAGCCAACAGCGAAATAAGGCTTCGCAACCCGCCGCACACGTCACCAACCAGGAGTTTGTCGCTGCCAAAATGGATGTACGAGCCTTCCCGCACCATCGGAAGCGTCAGAAGATTCGCAATCCGCACCGCGGTCTCCGCCGCAATCAATTTCAACTGCAGAGCGATACTCTGCGTCATCGATGGTGGAATGGGAATCATGAAGATCAGAAATACAATCGGGAACCACATGCACTGCGTTCGCGCGCGCCCCTGAAACACGATCAACGCGCCCGTCAACATGGGAAGAATGGAAAGGTGACCGAACACGCGGAAACCGAGGAAGTCGCCCACCAGCAGCATGACCCCCGCAAAAGCCATCCAAACGAGCCCCCATGCGCTGGGAGACACCGGAATTCCGGCAATTCTCGCTCGGTCTTTCCAGACGAAAAACAGACTTACCAGAGGCACAAGATATCCGTGCGTATAGTAGGAATCGACCAGATTCCAATTCGTGTAGAGTTCTTCCGCGGCTCGCCGGTACATCGCTACAAGGATCAGAGCGGCTACGACTCCGCCGAACAACGGCAAGTTGCGAGAGCCCGAAGAAGCCTGCTCCCTGTCGCCGTCAATTCGTTCTGGCGCCGCTTCGTGCCCGGTCATCCCTTGCTCTCCTGCGACTTGAGCGCCTGCTCAATCTGATTGAGACGCGCCGGGTTTACTGCGTCTCCCTTCTTGGATTTATCCTGCGCCATAGTGAGACGTTCGCGCGCCTGCTGAATATGGCCTGTCGCCAGGTAGACTTCCGCGAGCGCCGCGTCAATCTGCGCGGTCGTCGCGCTCATGCCATTCGCCGCAGTCTCCAAGTCACGCAGAGCCCGCGAGTACTCTCGCATGGACGACAGCACAAGGCCGCGCGTCAGCAAATATTCGGGCCGGTCGGAGAGACTCACGGCCCGGTCCGCCGCGGATAGCGCCTCTTCCGTGCGCAGGCCCGTCTGGACAAGAAGTGCGGCTTTCGTGTTGAGCATGTCCGCATCATCGGGGTTCTTCGAAAGGTAGCGTTCGCACAGCGCCAAGGCCTCTCCATACGCGCCTTGTCTGAGGCGCAGCTCAAGCATCTCACGCAGCGCGGCAACATAGTTCGGGTCCGCCAGCAAGGCCCGCGTCAGCGCTGTGGACGCGCGTTCGTACCGATCCGGCTTGTCGCCGTCGACACAGAAACGGGCAAGGGCCACCCACGCACGGGGCTCGCCGCCATGCGCCTTCGCAAAATCCTCGACGAGAGTGGCGGCTTCATCGTGTCGTCCTTGTGCGCTAATGGACTTTGCCAAGTCGAGCATGGCGTCAAAATCGTTAGGATCGGCGGTCACGCGTTCGCGCAGCACCTTCTCCGCCTGCGGCGCAGACCCTTCCGCAAGAAGCATGCGGCCGCGCAACGAAGCCACCATAGCCTCCGTCTCCGCATTGCCCTTGGCTCGCTGCTCCAACTTTGCCAAGGTCTCTTTCGCCTTGTCCGGTTGGTTGCGATCGAAGAAACTAACGGCCAACAGTCGTAAGGCGTCAAGATTGTCAGGATCAGACGCAAGCAACTCGTTGAGCGTTGCCTCCGCCTCTCGCGGCCGCTGCAACTTCATTTGGATGTCGGCCATCTGCAACCGCACTTCTTTCGACAAAGGCGCCAATGCAAGCGCGCGTTCCGCGTGTGTCAACGCTTTCGGAAAATCCGCGCGCGCCAGCGCAATCTTTATGAGTCCCCACTCCGCCCGCAGATTGCCTCCGGGAGCCGATTCGGCGCGCTCAAACAACGTTTCCGCCCCGTCATAGTCGGGCGGGTCACGCAGCAAGAGGACCGCCGCGTCCATCGTTACAAGTCCGAGATTGTCCGGCTCTTCGGCTCGAACGGCGTCCAGAAGCTGCTTCGCTTTTTCAACGCTGTCGGACTCGCCTTTGTCAAGCAATTGCGCAGCCACTTGGAGCCGGGCGGAGTTGAGCTGTTTTCGTGGCGGCGTACCCGCATCAATCTGTGTAGCCAAGCGCGTGATTGACTCGAGCGCACCATCGGTATCTTTCGTCCGCAGCGCGAGACCGATCTGCTCCACTTCGAGCGTCTTCTTGTCGTTGGCAGCTTCCAGCTTCGATATGCCCTTGTCATAGACGCCTTGCGCGGCTTCGATCTTGTCTTTGGATGCGAAAAGGCCGGCCCACGCGCTGTAGCTTTCACGGCCGAAGTCCTTCGCATCGCTGGCCTCCGCAAATACGGCTTGCGCCGCGGACTCGTCGCCTTTCGCCAACGCAATGCTGGCGCGCGACAAGGCAAGCGCGCTAGATTCAGCGCCCGCGGCGGCTGCGTCATCCAACGCTGCCTGCGCTGCCGGCAAATCCCCGAGCCCCAGGGAGACTTCAACCAGCATTCGATACGCGTCTACGTTCTTTGGGTCGCCCTTGATTGCCTTCGCGAGCAGTCCACGGACAACCTCACCGTATTCCGCTTGCTTCCCTGCCCGCGACGCGCCCTCAAACAACGTTGCCGCGGCAGACAGCAATCTTCCCGCGTCCACCTGCGGATCGTTAAGTACCTCATTGGCGCGTTCAGCCAGCTCTTTCAGTGTCAGCGGCTTGCCATACCGCTGCGACATCAGTTGCTGCGCCCGTATGTCTCCGGGGTTCTTCGCCAGATAACCTTCGAGCGTGTTGCGGGCCAGCTCATTTTCTCCCGTCTCGATATAGGCCAATGCCAGGGCAAATTGCGCGGGCGAAAACCCGGGCCGGAGTTGAACCACGCTGGCAAGCCGCTGTACTGCCGCCGCGGGTTCTCCCTTTACGAGCAGTTCCTTGCCCGCAAAATACTCCACGATGGGCATCTGATTCGGATTCACGCTCTTGTAGAACTCGATGGTCTTGTGCGCGTCGTCAAACCGGTTCGCGCTCAACTGCAAATCCACGAGCATAATCGGTAAAGATGGATTGTCCGCTTGTATCTCCGCTGGAGCCGCAGCCAACACGGCAATCGCTTCGTCAACCTTGCCAAGACTGCTGTATGCTCCGGCAAGCACCAGATACGCATTGATATCGCTTTGCTTGGCATCCAGTGCTCTCTTACCCAGATCGATTGCGCCGGCATAGTCTCCGCGCAACGACAACGATTGCGCGCGCGCCATAAGCACATCAGGGTCATCCGGCGCCAACGTCATGGCTTCCTGCAACAAGGCCTCGACCTTGGTCCAGTCGCTCGTTCGCGCAAGGTATCGAGCGTACTCGACGCGAACGTGCGCATCCTGTGGCCTGTCCGTCACTGCTTTCTCGAGGACACTCTGTGCCTGCTTTTCCTGGCCTTGATCGCGCAACAGCCGCGCAAGGTTGCCGTACACGTCGGAATGATCAGTGCCCGAATCGACCAACTTCTTGTATGCCTCTACAGCTTCGTCTCGCCGGCCCGTACGATCGAGCGCAAGCGCATGATAGTACCCAAGAACGGGGTCGTCCGGCGCGTTACGCAGCCACTCCGCCGCGTAGTACTCCAATGAACCCCAATCGTTCATGCGGACATAGGTGTCAATAAGCTTTGTCCGAACATCGGTATTGCCAGGATTAAAGCCCAAGATTTGCTGATACGCCGTCGTGGCCCCCTTTAATGCGGACTGACGATTGGGTAT contains the following coding sequences:
- a CDS encoding lipopolysaccharide biosynthesis protein produces the protein MSGIPGLDSGLDAREPDITEPEGDEVARASLRTLLVRGFSWTFVENLFSQGLRFVSNLILTRLLFPEYFGLMMLVGVFIQGLEMISDVGIGLSVVQDKRGNEPKFLNTAWTIQALRGLVVYLAALLLTWPVGHFYGKPELYYLLPVAALGTVISGLNSINFHLLSRRVALGRITVLNISSQVLTIGITVVVAWMLRSVWALVIGSLAGYAIKCALSFLLCPGPPNRFGWDREIAASLVRFGKWIMVSSLLGFVSSRIDAFTLGAYLSSTVFGVYTIASNLSIVGIGILNNLASRVLFPIYARLAEKGEEHLRKRTFRVRAILMLISVPPYCVLAVFGQQVIDLLYPEAYADAGRMLRILAFGAIGTSVSSTIGPVLLAVGDSFRFMMVLVSKTLVLVASMALGNYYYGTTGAIVGFAVSDYVMYPILAFSVRKYGVWLPALDLAGFAMGIVCMALGYYWLP
- a CDS encoding EpsI family protein, yielding MTGHEAAPERIDGDREQASSGSRNLPLFGGVVAALILVAMYRRAAEELYTNWNLVDSYYTHGYLVPLVSLFFVWKDRARIAGIPVSPSAWGLVWMAFAGVMLLVGDFLGFRVFGHLSILPMLTGALIVFQGRARTQCMWFPIVFLIFMIPIPPSMTQSIALQLKLIAAETAVRIANLLTLPMVREGSYIHFGSDKLLVGDVCGGLRSLISLLALGALAAYISSAKRWGKVLLLVLAGPIAIAANIVRIFFLCVVGYIWGSEMAGGKVHDLSGVLIYAVAIMLFVLAEVPLRRWAGAERENEPKAQETPAAVSRRSPVALFGIALVLLGAVTFTHLKIINAQALANLDASAPVNINIPDRIVDYKQVGVDVGVDTRTQQILESSTIVIRNYASPAGRPIQLSIVHAGTTRRSLHFPEVCLVGAGWEIVKQESASVGILFSAKRLVLVKGDQQEAVLYWFKTGDTVTGNFFLNAFYWAKNQLTFGTPTSAMIKVTTPILSDGEGGAFASLEDFATKFAPVMSKEIQ
- a CDS encoding tetratricopeptide repeat protein, translating into MTRKIWIVLGVLVVLSILGAAAGAVGVYLYIEHRNATWLRDAETAYAQGDWQKAKVNYERYMPQDPRNEELLLKYAKACESLIPNRQSALKGATTAYQQILGFNPGNTDVRTKLIDTYVRMNDWGSLEYYAAEWLRNAPDDPVLGYYHALALDRTGRRDEAVEAYKKLVDSGTDHSDVYGNLARLLRDQGQEKQAQSVLEKAVTDRPQDAHVRVEYARYLARTSDWTKVEALLQEAMTLAPDDPDVLMARAQSLSLRGDYAGAIDLGKRALDAKQSDINAYLVLAGAYSSLGKVDEAIAVLAAAPAEIQADNPSLPIMLVDLQLSANRFDDAHKTIEFYKSVNPNQMPIVEYFAGKELLVKGEPAAAVQRLASVVQLRPGFSPAQFALALAYIETGENELARNTLEGYLAKNPGDIRAQQLMSQRYGKPLTLKELAERANEVLNDPQVDAGRLLSAAATLFEGASRAGKQAEYGEVVRGLLAKAIKGDPKNVDAYRMLVEVSLGLGDLPAAQAALDDAAAAGAESSALALSRASIALAKGDESAAQAVFAEASDAKDFGRESYSAWAGLFASKDKIEAAQGVYDKGISKLEAANDKKTLEVEQIGLALRTKDTDGALESITRLATQIDAGTPPRKQLNSARLQVAAQLLDKGESDSVEKAKQLLDAVRAEEPDNLGLVTMDAAVLLLRDPPDYDGAETLFERAESAPGGNLRAEWGLIKIALARADFPKALTHAERALALAPLSKEVRLQMADIQMKLQRPREAEATLNELLASDPDNLDALRLLAVSFFDRNQPDKAKETLAKLEQRAKGNAETEAMVASLRGRMLLAEGSAPQAEKVLRERVTADPNDFDAMLDLAKSISAQGRHDEAATLVEDFAKAHGGEPRAWVALARFCVDGDKPDRYERASTALTRALLADPNYVAALREMLELRLRQGAYGEALALCERYLSKNPDDADMLNTKAALLVQTGLRTEEALSAADRAVSLSDRPEYLLTRGLVLSSMREYSRALRDLETAANGMSATTAQIDAALAEVYLATGHIQQARERLTMAQDKSKKGDAVNPARLNQIEQALKSQESKG
- a CDS encoding tetratricopeptide repeat protein — protein: MTNRHTQPFRGTVLWLTAILCCALVAVSVGCGARRSKQYSEQGKTYLAIHNPEEARKAFERALELDATNAEAKVGLAKCLVLLKQDDAALAAYREAIQMSPTLDTAYIDAARLLLQHKDPAGAEAIAKQFEAVKAESGGILRAYVLRESGKNDDAIALLTSLKEQFPKSVDVRVNLATAYIDGGKAAEAEQELSSVLSELDGQSLPARMLLVEAYQKQGKLDAMVQELRKMAAERPTDDNLALSLARSLLMAEQYDEAESIARPILERTPESAWANYVIGVCLIHKKQYPEAVECLQAASAGLPDNKQVADMLATAENGGTITPGKEGAPTATAEITSPAPPQEGETWRTLWQEARLRRLLENRETYLAKPEDGLVEALALAAVFTDNAAVAQELATRLPADSPVATYLNALLKRDVEGMKSLIESWKETTGERKVYQLNARGFAFALGGARSQALAAYSECAQAAPDNVVSFYNIAQMFRSAGMPKFAVSSLKRLITRYERNTEARQMLFDLCMEAGYFGEARQLAESSYALFPDDPTTLLNLARVYRTEGDVALATEVLKRGMESLPNASVLAVALGEVLTYVGNADTSLQTLESVRSAKEMAAQIGFITAFDYALQDNWSGVLQQCDELAGARYPLSVRLLHVASLIKGDKADRVSEPLLNAEGKPIAGPSTLVLLSALGKLEGPISDDDQSLAKSLAGDPSSLFTFAYAMACREAGFAPKALEQFRELDTRVPNQPRLVNLLLRTLARAKTMPDRVEIAKEYTSKYSNVAGAWLGLAEVYSLMDDRKGQEEALRKAVEVEPKNSEAWLALAQYLDESNNLEELTSVFRKLIELLPDDPFVQNNLAYCILRTNGDTSEALALAKKASEKLKMHPNVLHTLGLALLRSGDLQEGQKNLGLALEMQPGDPTMLLDFGNVLLQTDKKEDGKKLIELALRYANQLGLDFPRRAEAEAALSKA